One Dialister invisus DSM 15470 genomic region harbors:
- a CDS encoding universal stress protein gives MLKYKNILVPYDGSAHAKKAMAQAADLAAAGEGTKLYIVSVCNMVSAMSNFDQVSIAEGCLTSKLSEDLEAHCRRDLKEAAAMVPEGVAHETVFEIGSPGPVILSIAEDKGCDLIVMGSRGLGPLKGIFMGSVSSYIVSRGKYPVLIVK, from the coding sequence ATGTTGAAGTATAAGAATATTCTTGTTCCTTATGATGGTTCTGCCCACGCGAAAAAGGCGATGGCGCAAGCTGCGGATCTGGCGGCTGCAGGCGAGGGTACGAAGCTTTACATCGTGTCCGTGTGCAATATGGTTTCCGCCATGAGCAATTTTGACCAGGTATCCATTGCGGAAGGCTGCCTTACTTCCAAGCTTTCAGAGGATCTGGAAGCGCACTGCCGCCGCGATTTGAAAGAAGCTGCCGCTATGGTTCCTGAAGGCGTGGCGCATGAAACGGTTTTTGAAATTGGTTCGCCCGGACCGGTCATTCTCAGTATTGCTGAAGATAAAGGGTGCGACCTCATCGTCATGGGAAGCAGGGGACTCGGTCCGCTGAAGGGCATTTTCATGGGATCGGTTTCCAGCTATATCGTAAGCCGGGGCAAGTATCCCGTGCTTATCGTAAAATAA
- a CDS encoding DUF2157 domain-containing protein codes for MTHFKWLKKEIPRWVKEEIITREAGDSLISLYRNEQRHSHGEGLFVLAAVCFLTGLIFICAGVWNGLSQDEQFMMALVPLVLSILIIAAILWQDRPVMDQIPAESVRLEEAENTAELLSGETGGTVSAGSGSEENTAAGNKGKDLSSLLPSVSYRHRVPDVIREAAGVFHGVAVLCAVWMVNESFKLSGDWFVLAAVSCVFLLLMSWAFPTAGLGMVYMASSVLVYRLSPYRGWPEAAAWVFLVLALPLLVRLLGERRHKAVVCYSWFWAVCVLLLIYWTASNLLWQTMFFALAAALTWIAGSMLSSWGAAAEALRLFGGAAVFGVLLEGSWSSVWKGISGNWTLWILFFVILAIDAVLLTRMGIKRDRLAALGGLTPFIMLVAASLAVFETTGVSSAIFVSIFTAFLAMAVIGRGYRSDSNLLKWVGGCLLAAAGAVRVLDAALSFGQRGIFFLVIGAAAVIVCCLTFLPHAVKKIRRKPGRKTVRRDRQPAAPADQSAFLSDLPERKTEEGGERRE; via the coding sequence ATGACTCACTTTAAATGGCTGAAAAAAGAAATACCCCGTTGGGTGAAGGAAGAAATTATTACCCGTGAAGCGGGAGATTCTCTTATTTCTTTATACAGGAATGAACAACGCCATTCTCATGGCGAAGGGCTTTTCGTGCTGGCTGCTGTATGTTTCCTCACCGGTCTGATTTTCATCTGCGCCGGCGTATGGAACGGTCTTTCTCAGGATGAGCAGTTTATGATGGCCCTTGTGCCTTTGGTGCTGTCCATTCTTATTATTGCGGCGATTTTGTGGCAGGATCGTCCTGTGATGGATCAAATTCCGGCAGAAAGCGTCCGCTTAGAAGAAGCTGAAAACACAGCAGAGCTGCTTTCCGGGGAAACAGGGGGAACGGTTTCTGCCGGAAGCGGAAGCGAAGAAAATACCGCGGCGGGAAATAAGGGAAAAGATCTGTCTTCTCTTCTTCCTTCCGTTTCTTACCGCCACCGCGTACCTGATGTTATTCGGGAGGCGGCCGGTGTTTTTCATGGCGTGGCGGTCTTGTGTGCCGTATGGATGGTAAATGAGTCTTTCAAGCTGTCGGGGGATTGGTTTGTTCTCGCGGCGGTGTCCTGCGTATTCCTTCTTCTGATGAGCTGGGCGTTTCCTACGGCAGGACTCGGTATGGTCTATATGGCGTCGTCTGTTCTTGTGTACCGTTTATCACCGTACCGGGGATGGCCGGAAGCGGCGGCATGGGTGTTTCTTGTTTTGGCGCTTCCCCTCCTGGTGCGGCTTCTGGGAGAACGGCGTCATAAAGCGGTCGTCTGTTACTCATGGTTTTGGGCGGTCTGCGTACTTCTCCTTATTTACTGGACCGCGTCCAACCTTTTATGGCAGACGATGTTTTTTGCCCTTGCGGCAGCGCTTACCTGGATAGCGGGCAGTATGCTTTCTTCCTGGGGCGCGGCGGCGGAAGCGCTTCGCCTCTTTGGCGGCGCGGCCGTGTTCGGTGTTCTGCTGGAGGGCTCCTGGAGTTCCGTGTGGAAAGGCATTTCGGGAAATTGGACCTTATGGATTTTGTTTTTTGTCATTCTTGCCATTGACGCTGTCCTGCTTACCCGGATGGGTATCAAAAGGGACCGGCTGGCTGCCCTCGGAGGTCTTACGCCTTTTATTATGCTTGTGGCGGCATCCCTTGCCGTTTTTGAAACAACCGGTGTGTCTTCTGCCATCTTTGTATCCATTTTTACCGCGTTTCTTGCCATGGCAGTTATCGGGAGGGGATACCGGAGCGATTCCAACCTGCTGAAATGGGTCGGCGGATGTCTTCTGGCTGCGGCAGGTGCTGTGCGTGTCCTTGATGCGGCGCTTTCCTTCGGACAAAGAGGAATATTCTTCCTCGTCATCGGCGCGGCTGCTGTTATTGTGTGCTGCCTGACTTTCCTTCCCCATGCCGTGAAGAAGATAAGGCGGAAACCGGGAAGGAAGACTGTACGACGGGATCGGCAGCCGGCAGCACCTGCGGATCAATCAGCGTTCTTGTCCGATCTGCCGGAAAGGAAAACGGAGGAAGGCGGGGAACGCCGTGAATAG
- a CDS encoding SixA phosphatase family protein — protein sequence MYLILMRHGEAVPQTEDVPNRERRLTKEGKKQVRTTSRMLARFLKDRPLRIFASPFMRTRQTARILSEECFAEGLHLTEELLQGDFRRIENHLMTDGGPLALVGHHPFLQSYLLEAAGAGIQPDLASISVVDYDMAWKQGKLIAYFTPALKKLKKED from the coding sequence ATGTACTTAATTCTTATGCGGCATGGGGAAGCTGTTCCCCAGACGGAAGATGTGCCGAACAGAGAAAGACGGCTGACAAAAGAAGGAAAGAAACAGGTGCGGACCACATCGCGCATGCTTGCCCGATTTTTGAAAGACCGGCCGCTCCGCATTTTCGCAAGCCCTTTTATGCGTACCCGCCAGACGGCGAGGATTTTATCGGAAGAATGTTTTGCCGAAGGGCTCCACCTGACGGAAGAACTTTTACAGGGCGATTTCAGGCGGATTGAGAATCATCTCATGACGGACGGAGGACCGCTGGCCTTAGTAGGACATCATCCTTTCCTCCAGTCCTACCTTCTTGAAGCGGCAGGTGCGGGCATTCAGCCTGATTTGGCGTCCATCTCCGTTGTTGACTATGATATGGCGTGGAAACAGGGAAAACTCATTGCCTATTTCACTCCGGCTTTGAAAAAATTGAAAAAGGAAGACTGA
- the thiD gene encoding bifunctional hydroxymethylpyrimidine kinase/phosphomethylpyrimidine kinase: MKKLLTVAGSDSSGGAGIQADLKTFAALGAYGMSCICTLTAQNTTGVSMVVNTPVEMVTAQLEAVYSDIPPDGVKTGMLSTPAIVSAVAEFLRGHKGPAIVVDPVMVATTGAVLLEKEAIETYKDILIPEADLITPNIPEAEVLLGLEIKTEKDMENAAERIMEYGCRAVLVKGGHRVHDAVDILFDGKQFYRYEGKRIKTKNTHGTGCTLSAALAVKLAEGKTLTKAAAEAKAYLTGAIEAAKDETIGQGSGPVRHFWLCGIKGR; the protein is encoded by the coding sequence ATGAAGAAACTACTTACTGTTGCCGGTTCAGATTCCTCCGGCGGTGCAGGGATACAGGCGGATTTAAAAACCTTTGCTGCTCTTGGCGCCTATGGAATGAGCTGCATCTGCACACTCACCGCGCAAAATACGACCGGTGTTTCCATGGTGGTGAATACTCCCGTGGAGATGGTGACCGCCCAGCTGGAAGCGGTATACAGCGATATTCCTCCGGACGGAGTCAAAACGGGCATGCTCAGCACCCCGGCCATCGTTTCGGCAGTGGCGGAATTTCTCCGCGGACACAAAGGACCGGCAATTGTCGTTGATCCTGTCATGGTTGCCACCACGGGCGCTGTTCTTTTGGAAAAAGAAGCCATTGAAACGTATAAAGATATTTTGATTCCTGAAGCGGATCTCATCACGCCGAACATTCCCGAAGCGGAAGTATTATTGGGATTGGAAATAAAAACGGAAAAGGATATGGAAAACGCGGCGGAAAGAATAATGGAATACGGCTGTCGTGCGGTTCTTGTGAAAGGCGGGCACCGGGTTCATGATGCGGTAGATATCCTTTTTGACGGGAAACAATTTTATCGTTATGAAGGAAAGCGGATTAAGACAAAAAACACCCACGGTACGGGATGCACGCTTTCCGCAGCGCTCGCCGTCAAACTGGCGGAAGGGAAAACGCTGACGAAGGCTGCTGCGGAAGCGAAAGCATACCTCACCGGCGCTATCGAAGCGGCAAAAGACGAAACCATCGGACAGGGGAGCGGCCCAGTTCGTCATTTCTGGCTTTGTGGAATAAAGGGGAGATAA
- the yfbR gene encoding 5'-deoxynucleotidase, producing MHTFFAYLARMKYIQRWGLMRNSFPENDAEHTLQTVMIAHGLAVIREKIFHEPCDAEHCAMLAVYHDAGEVFTGDMPTPVKYFTEDLHDKYKEIEDKARRRLLETLPDELKDTYRPYILDMENDPLWPLAKAADTLSAYLKCAEEIQAGNSEFEEAFRTTENKLKNLHLKEVDWFLEHFAGSFALTLDEMNRM from the coding sequence ATGCACACTTTTTTTGCGTACCTTGCAAGAATGAAATATATACAGCGCTGGGGACTTATGCGGAATTCCTTTCCGGAAAATGACGCGGAGCATACCTTGCAGACCGTCATGATTGCCCACGGACTTGCAGTGATCCGTGAAAAAATTTTTCATGAACCCTGCGATGCGGAGCATTGCGCCATGTTGGCCGTTTATCATGATGCGGGAGAAGTCTTTACAGGCGACATGCCCACTCCCGTGAAATACTTTACAGAGGATCTGCATGACAAATATAAAGAAATAGAAGATAAAGCAAGAAGGCGCCTTTTGGAAACGCTTCCCGATGAATTGAAAGACACCTACCGCCCCTATATTCTGGACATGGAAAACGATCCTTTATGGCCGCTTGCAAAAGCGGCGGACACGTTGTCGGCATACCTGAAATGCGCCGAAGAAATACAGGCGGGGAACAGCGAATTTGAAGAAGCGTTCCGCACAACGGAAAATAAATTGAAAAATCTGCACCTGAAAGAAGTGGACTGGTTCCTGGAACACTTTGCCGGCAGTTTTGCCCTTACCTTAGATGAAATGAATCGAATGTAA
- a CDS encoding DUF6630 family protein: MTEEEYHRIARREKIFYAVLIIAWCFAFAVWFTIGFPKAKWVLIGGGTLIYLYLKSTFTGLPWSRRLVRPDPVPAEAQEEIGTEEEYPLISETERKGYTMLAELCLAEETQKKLASFFETLKDYSGAGEDGEYGSTLFYVMEYMDEEAHIFFLMGLDWKQEVETLEWRIESALTKNFGVSADLPDFRTYGNKSISAPSVFADYDNALRRKGFQLGFIDVECDEYVIFVHRTADRDKAADAVHRIGYRYKEVADLAI, encoded by the coding sequence ATGACAGAAGAAGAGTACCATCGAATCGCACGAAGAGAAAAAATATTTTACGCTGTCCTTATTATCGCGTGGTGTTTTGCTTTTGCTGTCTGGTTCACCATCGGATTTCCAAAAGCGAAGTGGGTGCTGATCGGCGGAGGGACGCTGATATACCTGTATCTGAAAAGCACTTTCACCGGGCTTCCCTGGTCGAGGCGGCTGGTCAGACCGGATCCCGTACCGGCGGAAGCGCAGGAAGAAATTGGGACAGAGGAAGAGTATCCTCTTATTTCGGAAACGGAAAGAAAAGGGTATACGATGCTGGCAGAACTTTGCCTGGCGGAAGAAACGCAGAAGAAGCTGGCATCTTTTTTTGAGACATTGAAAGACTATTCAGGTGCGGGAGAAGATGGGGAGTATGGCAGCACGCTGTTCTATGTGATGGAGTACATGGATGAGGAAGCCCATATTTTTTTTCTGATGGGGCTTGATTGGAAGCAGGAGGTGGAAACCCTGGAATGGCGGATTGAAAGCGCGCTTACAAAAAATTTCGGAGTGTCTGCCGACCTGCCGGATTTCAGAACGTATGGAAACAAGTCAATTTCCGCCCCTTCTGTTTTTGCCGACTATGACAATGCCCTGCGCAGGAAAGGATTTCAGCTGGGCTTTATAGATGTGGAATGTGATGAATACGTCATATTTGTCCATCGGACAGCGGATAGGGACAAAGCAGCAGACGCTGTACATCGGATTGGATACCGATATAAGGAAGTGGCGGATCTGGCAATATGA
- the rlmD gene encoding 23S rRNA (uracil(1939)-C(5))-methyltransferase RlmD: MKYDPAQVRIHEVYTVAIRDLGVHGEGIGSVDGFTVFVLGALPGETVTAEIILLKKSYALGKLLSIEQESPFRVVPECPVYENCGGCQLSHLTYEGQLDMKYRRVKDVIERIAGESGKLVRPVLPAVHPFAYRNKMAVPAGLVKGEAALGCYRQGSHDIIPVSSCAIQKEENNRLLQFARRFIEKYGISVYDEKTRKGSLRHVMGRVGDDGKVMVVLVTASETLPEEKRWIEGIQKELPEVISLWHNIQPKPGNTILGAKIRHLWGRETLTASLCGLQFEVSPYSFFQVHKEQAEILYEKALEYADLKGGETVIDAYCGTGTISLCLAKKAKRVIGIEIVKPAIEDAKKNAKKNHMENTEFYAADAGKLMPQLYRQGLVPDVIVMDPVRAGCSEEVLKAAAGMNPKRIVYVSCNPATFARDAKILKSEGYEIKEVQPVDMFPQTMHVETVVLMSRVEK; the protein is encoded by the coding sequence ATGAAATATGATCCGGCACAGGTCAGAATCCATGAAGTATACACGGTGGCAATCAGGGATCTGGGTGTTCATGGGGAAGGGATCGGGAGTGTGGACGGATTCACCGTATTTGTTCTCGGGGCGCTTCCCGGAGAAACGGTCACCGCGGAAATCATTCTGTTGAAAAAATCTTATGCCCTGGGGAAACTGCTTTCCATAGAGCAGGAATCTCCTTTCCGCGTGGTGCCGGAGTGTCCCGTTTATGAAAACTGCGGCGGCTGCCAGCTTTCCCATCTCACCTATGAAGGGCAGCTCGATATGAAATACCGCCGTGTAAAAGATGTGATAGAGCGTATCGCCGGCGAATCGGGGAAATTGGTGAGGCCCGTGCTTCCGGCGGTGCATCCTTTCGCGTACAGAAATAAAATGGCCGTACCGGCAGGTCTCGTAAAGGGGGAAGCGGCGCTCGGCTGCTACCGGCAGGGTAGCCATGACATCATACCGGTTTCCTCCTGTGCTATTCAGAAAGAAGAAAATAACCGCCTGCTTCAATTTGCCCGGCGGTTTATAGAGAAGTACGGGATTTCCGTCTATGATGAAAAGACACGGAAAGGAAGCCTGCGCCATGTAATGGGGCGTGTGGGTGATGACGGAAAAGTGATGGTCGTTCTTGTGACCGCTTCCGAAACCCTTCCGGAAGAAAAACGGTGGATAGAAGGAATACAAAAGGAACTGCCCGAAGTCATTTCCCTTTGGCACAATATCCAGCCCAAGCCGGGAAATACGATACTGGGCGCGAAAATCCGACACCTCTGGGGCAGAGAAACGCTCACTGCCTCTCTTTGCGGACTGCAATTTGAAGTATCCCCGTACTCCTTCTTTCAGGTGCATAAAGAGCAGGCGGAAATTCTCTATGAGAAAGCTTTGGAATACGCTGATCTCAAAGGCGGAGAAACTGTCATAGACGCCTACTGCGGTACAGGTACCATTTCCCTCTGCCTGGCGAAAAAGGCAAAGCGGGTCATCGGCATAGAAATCGTGAAGCCCGCCATAGAAGACGCCAAAAAGAATGCGAAAAAGAACCATATGGAAAATACGGAATTTTACGCAGCCGACGCGGGAAAACTCATGCCGCAGCTTTACCGGCAAGGGCTGGTTCCCGATGTGATCGTCATGGATCCCGTCAGAGCAGGTTGCAGCGAAGAAGTGTTGAAGGCGGCGGCAGGCATGAATCCCAAGCGCATCGTTTACGTTTCCTGCAATCCCGCCACCTTTGCCAGAGATGCGAAGATTTTAAAATCGGAAGGCTACGAAATCAAAGAAGTCCAGCCGGTG